From Rhodococcus sp. B7740, one genomic window encodes:
- the leuD gene encoding 3-isopropylmalate dehydratase small subunit, giving the protein MEAFTRHTGIGVPLRRSNVDTDQIIPAVYLKRVTRTGFEDGLFAAWRSDPNFVLNLEPYDRGSVLVAGPDFGTGSSREHAVWALSDFGFRVVIASRFADIFRGNSGKAGLLAAEVDQSDVELLWKALEEQPGLEIIVDLVDKTVTAGTLVVPFAIDDYTRWRLLEGLDDIGLTLRQVEAITEYEKSRPSYKPLTLPARIETPAES; this is encoded by the coding sequence ATGGAAGCTTTCACTCGACACACCGGTATCGGAGTTCCGCTCCGGCGGTCCAACGTCGACACCGACCAGATAATCCCCGCGGTCTACCTCAAGCGCGTCACGCGCACCGGATTCGAGGACGGGTTGTTCGCCGCCTGGCGCTCGGACCCGAACTTCGTGTTGAACCTCGAGCCCTACGACCGAGGCTCGGTGCTCGTTGCCGGGCCCGACTTCGGTACGGGATCGTCACGCGAGCATGCCGTCTGGGCACTCTCGGACTTCGGATTTCGGGTCGTGATCGCCTCCCGTTTCGCCGATATCTTCCGCGGAAACTCGGGTAAGGCCGGGCTGCTGGCTGCCGAAGTGGATCAGTCCGACGTCGAATTGCTGTGGAAAGCCTTAGAAGAACAGCCCGGTCTGGAAATAATTGTCGACCTCGTCGACAAGACCGTAACGGCTGGAACGTTGGTGGTGCCCTTTGCGATTGACGACTACACGCGGTGGCGTCTGCTGGAGGGTCTGGACGACATCGGATTGACATTACGCCAGGTAGAGGCCATTACGGAGTACGAAAAGTCAAGGCCTTCATACAAACCCCTGACCCTTCCGGCGCGGATCGAGACACCCGCCGAAAGCTGA
- a CDS encoding bifunctional 3'-5' exonuclease/DNA polymerase, with protein MRVLLVPQGEQAVLTYLADDGSMQREPTVAEDPVAAVAGLERDERPRWVWEDTSRIYPRLLERGVRVRRCHDLALVGAILAMRAGSATVPSAPADLRPGLFDANPNSDPAAVLTEYRRQLRDIGDDRALHLLAAAESAGGLAAAEMTFDGLPFSASAHRRHLDTMLGARPLDGSAPPALVELENQISSAFGRRVNPASPVELVAAFARVGIELTSTRAHVIRDIDHPVVPLLLRHRDLSKLHAANGWAWLDAWVRDDRFRPVYVPGAVVSGRWASRGGGGLQIPKPLRASVIADPGYTFVAADAGQLEPRILAAMSGDPGMVAAAGTADLYAPVAAASFGGDRSHAKVAVLGVLYGATSGEARSLLTRLRASFPGAVALVEEAARAGERGEVVRSWLGRACPPPSPQWWSEGDAHARGRFTRNFVVQATAAEWALCLLADLRGRLAGSGARRSDPNAGSGARRSDGDSGTSSELVFFQHDEVVVHCPVADSERAAEAIAASALSATRLMFGDTAVRFPMETRIDRLYGASAAGSEPDSD; from the coding sequence ATGAGGGTCCTGCTCGTTCCTCAGGGCGAGCAGGCCGTACTGACGTACCTCGCCGACGACGGCTCGATGCAGCGTGAACCCACGGTGGCCGAGGATCCGGTCGCGGCCGTTGCCGGGCTGGAGCGAGACGAACGGCCGAGGTGGGTGTGGGAGGACACCAGCCGGATCTACCCTCGGTTACTCGAACGAGGAGTACGCGTACGCCGCTGTCACGATCTGGCCCTGGTCGGTGCGATTCTGGCGATGCGCGCCGGCTCGGCGACTGTCCCGTCGGCTCCCGCCGACCTGCGGCCGGGGCTGTTCGACGCGAACCCCAACTCCGATCCCGCGGCCGTGCTCACCGAGTACCGGCGTCAGCTTCGCGACATCGGTGACGATCGCGCACTGCACCTGCTGGCGGCGGCCGAGTCGGCCGGGGGCCTGGCCGCCGCGGAGATGACCTTCGACGGGTTGCCGTTCTCGGCGTCGGCACATCGCCGTCATCTGGACACGATGCTCGGTGCGCGGCCGCTGGACGGTTCTGCACCCCCGGCTCTCGTCGAGCTCGAGAACCAGATCTCGTCGGCGTTCGGGCGGCGCGTCAACCCTGCCTCTCCCGTGGAGCTGGTGGCCGCGTTCGCGCGCGTCGGTATCGAACTGACATCGACTCGCGCGCACGTCATCCGCGACATCGACCACCCGGTAGTTCCGCTGCTGCTGCGCCACCGCGATCTGTCGAAGCTGCACGCTGCGAACGGGTGGGCATGGCTCGACGCGTGGGTTCGCGACGATCGTTTCCGTCCGGTCTATGTTCCCGGCGCTGTGGTCTCGGGCCGGTGGGCCAGTCGCGGCGGAGGCGGCCTGCAGATTCCGAAACCCCTGCGCGCCAGTGTGATCGCCGATCCCGGTTACACCTTCGTGGCCGCCGACGCCGGTCAGCTCGAACCGCGTATTCTCGCTGCGATGTCCGGCGATCCCGGTATGGTCGCCGCGGCAGGCACCGCAGATCTGTATGCACCGGTGGCGGCAGCATCGTTCGGCGGCGATCGCAGCCACGCCAAGGTTGCCGTTCTCGGGGTCCTGTACGGGGCGACCTCCGGCGAGGCGCGTTCGCTGCTGACGCGACTACGGGCCTCGTTCCCCGGTGCCGTCGCACTGGTGGAGGAGGCCGCCCGCGCCGGAGAACGGGGCGAGGTCGTTCGTTCGTGGCTCGGACGGGCCTGCCCACCGCCCTCGCCGCAGTGGTGGTCGGAAGGTGACGCGCACGCGCGGGGCCGGTTCACGCGCAATTTCGTCGTGCAGGCCACCGCCGCCGAATGGGCGCTGTGCTTGTTGGCCGATCTGCGTGGCCGGTTGGCCGGGAGCGGAGCCCGCAGGAGTGACCCGAATGCCGGGAGCGGAGCCCGCAGGAGTGACGGGGATTCCGGGACCAGCAGCGAGTTGGTGTTCTTTCAACACGACGAGGTGGTGGTGCATTGTCCCGTCGCCGATTCGGAGCGTGCCGCCGAAGCGATTGCAGCATCGGCGTTGTCGGCAACTCGACTGATGTTCGGTGACACGGCCGTCCGGTTTCCGATGGAGACGAGAATCGACCGCCTTTACGGCGCTTCGGCTGCAGGCTCTGAGCCGGATTCGGACTGA
- a CDS encoding YihY/virulence factor BrkB family protein, with amino-acid sequence MSVSDRLDRLQRRQPVLGYPIAVVYKFVDDQGGYLAALITYYAFVSLFPALLLFSVILGIVLMGNPELQQQILNSALGQIPAVGEELGRPERIGGGTVGLTVGILGSLYGGLGVSVALQNAMNTAWAVPKNLRPDPIRARVRGLGLLSTVGLAVLAITALNVLSAAGYFGPESGLVVFVIGTLLYVGVFVVAFRLATVRAVTIGQVLPGAVVAGLTWQLLQTFGGVYVKYVAASSTVTNGVFAVVLGLLAFLYVTSVSIVICIEINVVRVDRLFPRSLLAPFTDDVELTEGDKLTYTGQAEAQRSKPFEDIDVTFADPPGAQSESGSEPAAEAP; translated from the coding sequence ATGAGTGTCTCCGATCGACTGGATCGACTCCAGCGCAGGCAGCCGGTCCTCGGCTATCCCATTGCGGTGGTGTACAAGTTCGTCGATGATCAGGGCGGCTACCTCGCCGCCCTGATCACGTACTACGCCTTCGTCTCGCTCTTTCCTGCGCTGCTGCTCTTCTCCGTGATTCTGGGCATCGTGTTGATGGGCAACCCGGAGCTGCAACAACAGATCCTGAACTCGGCACTCGGTCAGATCCCGGCGGTCGGTGAAGAATTGGGGCGTCCCGAACGGATAGGTGGCGGCACGGTCGGTCTGACGGTGGGTATCCTCGGGTCGCTGTACGGCGGGCTCGGTGTGTCCGTCGCGCTGCAGAACGCGATGAACACCGCATGGGCCGTACCGAAGAATCTCCGGCCCGATCCTATTCGAGCCCGAGTGCGGGGACTGGGTTTGCTGAGCACCGTGGGCCTGGCGGTACTGGCTATCACCGCACTCAATGTGCTCAGTGCCGCAGGATATTTCGGCCCGGAATCAGGTCTCGTCGTCTTCGTGATCGGAACGCTGCTGTACGTCGGGGTGTTCGTCGTTGCGTTTCGGCTCGCCACAGTGCGAGCGGTGACGATCGGACAGGTACTTCCGGGAGCCGTAGTGGCCGGTCTGACGTGGCAGTTGCTGCAGACGTTCGGCGGTGTGTACGTGAAATACGTCGCCGCGAGTTCGACGGTGACGAACGGTGTCTTTGCAGTGGTGCTCGGGCTGTTGGCCTTTCTGTACGTGACCTCGGTATCGATCGTGATCTGCATCGAGATCAACGTGGTTCGTGTCGACAGGCTGTTCCCGCGGTCCCTTCTGGCCCCGTTCACCGACGATGTCGAACTGACCGAAGGTGACAAACTCACCTACACCGGACAGGCAGAAGCACAACGCAGCAAGCCGTTCGAGGACATCGACGTGACGTTCGCCGACCCACCGGGAGCTCAGTCCGAATCCGGCTCAGAGCCTGCAGCCGAAGCGCCGTAA
- a CDS encoding DUF5302 domain-containing protein has translation MPESGSEELKKKFREVLEQKNSKSHNSVEHKDGGPKVNKAHGPADHQKMFRRKSV, from the coding sequence ATGCCCGAATCCGGCAGTGAAGAACTGAAGAAGAAATTCCGCGAAGTCCTGGAACAGAAGAACAGCAAGTCCCACAATTCCGTCGAACACAAGGACGGTGGGCCGAAGGTCAACAAGGCCCACGGTCCGGCCGACCATCAGAAGATGTTCCGCCGCAAGAGCGTCTGA
- a CDS encoding NUDIX hydrolase codes for MGTSDGSPRANIFAAGSILWRRSPSGDSGVEVALVHRPKYDDWSFPKGKLDPGETAVDAAVREVKEETGFDSRLGRSLSYVTYPIPGHRRVKKVLYWAAEVTGGEFVPNVEVDELRWVAPEDVGRELSYPMDHKILRRFVAKPADTSTVLLVRHGSAGSRSRFKGNDVDRPLDRTGRRQAQSLVSLLRAFGGDSVYAADRARCVQTVAPFAESLGVDITPEHLLSEEGYADDPRKGRHRARDIAELPGTPVVCSQGKVIPDLMRWWAEKDGITLPANRNRKGSVWVLSRRDGRLIAADHIASPLPTLTADG; via the coding sequence ATGGGCACTTCCGACGGTTCTCCCCGCGCCAACATCTTTGCGGCCGGCTCGATCCTGTGGCGTCGTTCACCGAGCGGCGACTCCGGCGTCGAGGTCGCCTTGGTGCACAGGCCTAAATACGACGACTGGTCGTTCCCCAAGGGCAAGCTCGATCCCGGCGAGACAGCTGTCGACGCAGCGGTCCGAGAGGTGAAGGAGGAGACCGGATTCGACTCACGACTGGGGCGGTCGCTGTCCTACGTCACCTACCCGATTCCGGGGCACCGTCGGGTCAAGAAGGTGCTGTACTGGGCGGCCGAGGTCACCGGGGGCGAGTTCGTCCCCAATGTCGAGGTGGACGAACTGCGCTGGGTGGCACCCGAGGACGTCGGCCGCGAACTCTCGTACCCCATGGACCACAAGATCCTTCGCCGGTTCGTGGCCAAGCCTGCCGACACCTCGACGGTTCTGCTGGTTCGTCACGGCAGTGCCGGGTCGCGCTCGCGGTTCAAGGGCAACGATGTCGACCGTCCGCTCGACAGGACCGGACGGCGGCAGGCCCAATCCTTGGTCTCGCTGCTTCGTGCCTTCGGCGGTGATTCCGTGTACGCAGCCGACCGTGCTCGATGCGTCCAGACAGTAGCTCCGTTCGCCGAATCGTTGGGGGTGGACATCACTCCCGAGCATCTGCTGTCCGAGGAAGGCTACGCCGACGACCCTCGCAAGGGGCGACATCGCGCTCGCGACATAGCCGAACTGCCCGGCACCCCTGTTGTCTGCAGCCAGGGAAAGGTGATTCCCGACTTGATGCGGTGGTGGGCGGAGAAAGACGGAATCACGTTGCCTGCCAACCGAAATCGCAAGGGCAGCGTATGGGTGCTCTCGCGTCGTGACGGTCGGCTCATCGCCGCCGACCACATCGCCAGTCCGTTGCCCACCCTCACCGCCGACGGCTGA
- a CDS encoding RNA degradosome polyphosphate kinase, with protein MPSIPSALPAATPESVDAATVLPENRYLNRELSWLDFNSRVLALAEDSSLPLLERAKFLAIYASNLDEFYMVRVAGLKRRDETGLSVRSADGMTPREQLAVIGQRTQELALKHARVLLDSILPELTAEGIAIIRWSDLDSDERARLSDYFTEQVFPVLTPLAVDPAHPFPYISGLSLNLAVTVKDYSTTGEHFARVKVPDNVDRFVRVKRGEGTHRIDAFLSMEELISAHLHVLFPGMEVVESHAFRITRNADFEVEEDRDEDLLQALERELARRRFGSPVRLEIADDMTEHMLELLLRELDVDPGDVIQVPGLLDLSCLWQVYSVDRPNLKDAPFVPATHPAFGERETPKSVFSTLRDGDVLVHHPYDSFSTSVQRFIEQAAADPQVLAIKQTLYRTSGDSPIVNALVDAAGAGKQVVALVEIKARFDEQANIEWARKLEKAGVHVVYGLVGLKTHCKTCLVVRREGSVIRRYCHIGTGNYNPKTARIYEDVGLLTSSPEIGADLTDLFNSLTGYSRKSKYRNLLVAPYGVRRGIVERIEAEVEHLKSGRAAGIRLKANALVDEQVIDALYRASIAGVPVKVVVRGICALKPGVPGLSENIEVRSILGRFLEHSRVLHFQGADEFWIGSADMMHRNLDRRVEVMAQVKDPRLANQLSDIFDSALDPTTRCWELGPDGGWVASPARGEKVREHQVDLMRSRRNQAS; from the coding sequence ATGCCGAGCATCCCGTCCGCACTACCGGCCGCCACACCGGAATCGGTGGACGCTGCGACCGTTCTTCCCGAAAATCGCTATCTCAACCGAGAATTGAGCTGGCTCGATTTCAACTCGCGTGTCCTCGCTCTCGCCGAGGACTCCTCGCTGCCCTTGCTGGAGCGGGCGAAGTTTCTCGCCATCTACGCGTCCAATCTCGACGAGTTCTACATGGTCCGGGTCGCCGGTCTCAAACGTCGCGACGAAACCGGTCTGTCGGTTCGATCGGCCGACGGAATGACTCCTCGCGAACAGCTGGCGGTGATCGGGCAGCGCACCCAGGAACTTGCGCTCAAACACGCGCGAGTGCTGCTGGATTCGATTCTGCCCGAGCTCACCGCCGAGGGCATCGCGATCATCCGGTGGTCCGATCTGGACAGCGACGAGCGTGCGCGACTGTCGGACTACTTCACCGAACAGGTGTTCCCGGTTCTCACACCGCTGGCCGTCGACCCGGCGCACCCGTTCCCCTACATCAGCGGCCTGAGCCTCAATCTCGCTGTGACAGTGAAGGACTACTCCACGACCGGGGAGCACTTCGCCCGCGTCAAGGTCCCCGACAACGTCGATCGCTTCGTGCGCGTCAAGCGCGGCGAGGGCACTCACCGCATCGACGCCTTCCTGTCGATGGAGGAGTTGATCTCCGCTCACCTCCATGTGCTCTTCCCCGGCATGGAGGTCGTCGAGTCCCACGCGTTCCGGATCACGCGCAACGCCGATTTCGAGGTCGAGGAAGACCGCGACGAGGACCTGCTGCAGGCTCTGGAGCGAGAACTCGCTCGGCGGCGCTTCGGCTCGCCGGTCCGTCTCGAGATCGCCGACGACATGACCGAGCACATGCTCGAACTGCTGCTGCGTGAGCTCGACGTCGATCCCGGCGATGTCATCCAGGTTCCCGGACTGCTGGATCTGTCCTGCCTGTGGCAGGTCTACAGCGTCGACCGCCCCAACCTCAAGGACGCACCCTTCGTTCCTGCCACCCACCCCGCGTTCGGTGAACGCGAGACCCCCAAGAGCGTGTTCTCGACTCTGCGCGACGGCGACGTCCTGGTGCACCATCCGTACGATTCCTTCTCCACCAGCGTCCAACGCTTCATCGAGCAAGCAGCGGCCGATCCTCAGGTGCTCGCCATCAAGCAGACGCTCTATCGCACCTCGGGAGATTCGCCGATCGTCAATGCACTCGTCGACGCGGCCGGAGCGGGCAAGCAGGTCGTTGCACTGGTCGAGATCAAGGCGCGTTTCGACGAACAAGCCAACATCGAGTGGGCACGCAAGCTCGAAAAGGCGGGCGTGCACGTGGTCTACGGCCTCGTCGGCCTCAAGACGCACTGCAAGACCTGCCTGGTGGTGCGCCGAGAGGGGTCGGTCATTCGCCGGTACTGCCACATCGGTACCGGCAACTACAACCCCAAGACAGCGCGTATCTACGAGGACGTGGGCCTGCTGACGTCGTCGCCCGAAATCGGGGCCGACCTCACCGATCTGTTCAACTCGCTGACCGGATACTCGCGAAAGTCCAAGTACCGCAACCTTCTGGTCGCTCCGTACGGGGTGCGGCGCGGCATCGTCGAGCGCATCGAAGCGGAGGTCGAACACCTCAAGAGTGGCCGTGCGGCCGGAATTCGCCTCAAGGCCAACGCCTTGGTCGACGAGCAGGTCATCGACGCGCTCTACCGAGCATCGATTGCCGGAGTGCCGGTGAAGGTGGTGGTGCGCGGAATTTGTGCGCTCAAGCCAGGAGTTCCCGGGCTGTCGGAGAACATCGAAGTTCGTTCCATCCTCGGTCGATTCCTCGAACACTCACGGGTTCTGCATTTCCAGGGTGCGGACGAGTTCTGGATCGGCAGCGCAGACATGATGCACCGCAACCTCGATCGCCGAGTGGAGGTGATGGCTCAGGTCAAGGATCCCCGACTGGCGAACCAGCTCAGCGACATCTTCGATTCCGCCCTCGACCCCACCACTCGATGCTGGGAGTTGGGACCGGACGGCGGCTGGGTCGCGTCACCTGCTCGGGGCGAGAAGGTTCGTGAACATCAGGTCGACCTGATGCGCAGTCGGAGGAATCAGGCGTCCTGA
- the cofC gene encoding 2-phospho-L-lactate guanylyltransferase, whose amino-acid sequence MAGSSTMGASRDDYGDRVVRVLIAVKDLATAKSRLAAEFSAPDRTRLVLAMLSDTVAAADSVSAVDSVTVVTPDPLVADTARRIGARVFDEPVRDPALQPDERLNHAFAAAAHVLRHGHVGADVDGDETVSAGHVDIIALQADLPAMRSAELAQAYDRARRGGRSLVVDHHGTGTAALILKDSPDELTPLFGPDSARRHTASGARELDGEWPGLRLDVDTADDVRRAHRLGVGPATAAVLHSLGWNDEASATTA is encoded by the coding sequence CTGGCAGGATCGAGCACCATGGGTGCATCACGAGACGACTACGGCGACCGCGTCGTCAGGGTTCTCATCGCGGTGAAGGATCTGGCCACGGCGAAGTCGCGCCTGGCGGCGGAGTTCTCGGCACCCGACCGGACACGATTGGTGCTCGCGATGCTCAGCGACACCGTGGCCGCCGCAGACTCGGTGTCGGCTGTCGATTCGGTCACGGTGGTCACCCCGGATCCTCTCGTCGCGGACACCGCCCGCAGAATCGGTGCACGGGTGTTCGACGAACCGGTCCGCGATCCGGCACTGCAACCGGACGAACGCCTCAATCACGCGTTCGCGGCCGCGGCGCACGTACTGCGTCACGGTCACGTCGGCGCGGACGTCGATGGGGACGAGACCGTCAGCGCGGGCCACGTCGACATCATCGCGTTGCAGGCAGACCTTCCGGCGATGCGTTCGGCAGAACTCGCCCAGGCCTACGACCGCGCCCGGCGGGGAGGCAGATCACTCGTGGTCGATCATCACGGCACGGGAACCGCTGCCCTGATCCTCAAGGATTCCCCCGACGAGTTGACACCGCTGTTCGGACCGGACTCCGCACGCCGCCATACCGCCTCGGGCGCACGGGAACTCGACGGCGAGTGGCCTGGCCTTCGACTGGACGTGGACACCGCCGACGACGTCCGCAGAGCGCATCGTCTGGGAGTCGGACCGGCGACGGCGGCCGTTCTCCACTCGCTCGGGTGGAATGACGAGGCATCCGCGACGACTGCGTGA
- a CDS encoding HU family DNA-binding protein, with amino-acid sequence MNKAELIDALTEKLGSDRRSATEAVENIVDTIVRAVHRGESVTITGFGVFEQRRRAARVARNPRTGETVRVKPTNVPAFRPGAQFKAVIAGGQKLPATGPAVKRGAAAAPAKKTAAAKKTAAKKAAVKTTARKATTAAAKKAAPAKTTARKAAAPAKTAAKKAAPAKTTARKTVAKKAPAKTTARKAATTAAPAKKAPAKTAAKKTVAKKAPAKKAPAKKAPAKRAAKK; translated from the coding sequence ATGAACAAGGCAGAGCTGATTGACGCCCTGACCGAGAAGTTGGGGTCTGATAGGCGGAGCGCCACAGAGGCTGTCGAGAACATCGTCGACACCATCGTGCGCGCAGTGCACCGCGGCGAGAGTGTCACGATCACGGGCTTCGGCGTGTTCGAGCAGCGTCGTCGCGCAGCCCGCGTCGCCCGTAACCCCCGCACCGGCGAGACCGTTCGCGTGAAGCCGACCAACGTTCCGGCATTCCGTCCGGGTGCGCAGTTCAAGGCCGTCATCGCCGGTGGCCAGAAGCTGCCCGCCACCGGTCCTGCCGTCAAGCGCGGTGCCGCTGCGGCTCCGGCCAAGAAGACTGCGGCTGCGAAGAAGACGGCTGCGAAGAAGGCTGCCGTGAAGACGACCGCCCGCAAGGCAACCACCGCTGCCGCCAAGAAGGCAGCACCGGCCAAGACCACAGCTCGTAAGGCAGCGGCTCCCGCGAAGACCGCCGCCAAGAAGGCAGCTCCCGCGAAGACCACCGCGCGCAAGACCGTTGCGAAGAAGGCTCCGGCCAAGACGACTGCGCGCAAGGCCGCAACGACTGCTGCTCCCGCCAAGAAGGCTCCGGCCAAGACAGCGGCCAAGAAGACCGTTGCCAAGAAGGCTCCGGCCAAGAAGGCTCCGGCCAAGAAGGCACCCGCGAAGCGCGCAGCGAAGAAGTAG
- the leuC gene encoding 3-isopropylmalate dehydratase large subunit, translating into MSETPKTLAEKVWDQHVVVRGGGEGGAREPDLIYIDLHLVHEVTSPQAFDGLRLAGRGLRRPDLTIATEDHNVPTADIFAPIADLVSRTQVDTLRRNCEEFGVRLYPMGDLDQGIVHIIGPQLGLTQPGMTVVCGDSHTSTHGAFGSIAMGIGTSEVEHVMATQTLSLRPFKTMAITVDGELAPGVTSKDLILAVIAQIGTGGGQGYVLEYRGEAIRKLSMEARMTICNMSIEAGARAGMIAPDEVTYEYLKGRPHAPRGADWDAAVAAWNELATDPDAVFDNEVHIDADTLTPFVTWGTNPGQGAPLGDTVPDPEAMVDESERVAAQKALQYMGLEAGTPIRDIAVDTVFVGSCTNGRIEDLRAVASVLEGHRVADGVRMLVVPGSMRVRAQAEEEGLGEIFTAAGAEWRQAGCSMCLGMNPDQLASGERSASTSNRNFEGRQGKGGRTHLVSPLVAAATAIRGTLSSPADLA; encoded by the coding sequence ATGTCCGAAACACCGAAGACTTTGGCGGAGAAGGTATGGGACCAGCATGTGGTGGTCCGAGGCGGCGGCGAAGGCGGGGCGCGTGAGCCGGATCTGATCTACATCGACCTCCATCTGGTGCACGAGGTGACGAGCCCGCAGGCGTTCGACGGACTTCGGTTGGCCGGCCGCGGGCTGCGTCGTCCCGATCTGACGATCGCGACCGAGGACCACAACGTCCCGACGGCCGACATCTTCGCGCCCATCGCCGATCTGGTCTCGCGCACGCAGGTCGACACCCTTCGACGCAACTGCGAGGAATTCGGTGTTCGGCTCTATCCGATGGGCGATCTCGATCAGGGCATCGTGCACATCATCGGCCCACAGCTGGGTCTCACCCAGCCCGGCATGACCGTGGTGTGCGGAGACAGTCACACCTCGACGCACGGTGCCTTCGGCTCGATCGCAATGGGCATCGGCACCAGTGAGGTCGAGCACGTCATGGCCACGCAGACCTTGTCGCTGCGTCCTTTCAAGACGATGGCGATCACCGTCGACGGAGAACTCGCCCCCGGTGTGACGAGCAAGGATCTCATCCTCGCCGTCATCGCACAGATCGGCACCGGCGGCGGTCAGGGCTACGTCCTCGAATACCGCGGTGAGGCCATTCGCAAGCTGTCGATGGAAGCGCGAATGACCATCTGCAACATGTCGATCGAAGCCGGAGCGCGGGCAGGCATGATCGCACCCGACGAGGTCACCTACGAGTACCTGAAGGGACGCCCGCACGCTCCTCGCGGAGCCGACTGGGATGCGGCGGTGGCCGCGTGGAACGAATTGGCGACCGATCCGGATGCGGTGTTCGACAACGAGGTCCACATCGACGCCGACACGTTGACGCCGTTCGTCACGTGGGGAACGAATCCGGGTCAGGGTGCGCCACTTGGCGATACGGTGCCCGATCCGGAGGCGATGGTCGACGAGAGCGAGCGGGTGGCAGCCCAGAAGGCCTTGCAGTACATGGGTCTGGAAGCGGGAACGCCCATCCGCGATATCGCCGTCGACACCGTGTTCGTCGGCTCGTGCACCAACGGCCGAATCGAGGATCTGCGGGCCGTCGCGTCCGTTCTCGAAGGACACCGGGTTGCCGACGGAGTGCGAATGCTGGTGGTACCGGGTTCCATGCGGGTGCGAGCGCAGGCCGAGGAGGAAGGTCTGGGTGAGATATTCACGGCCGCAGGAGCGGAGTGGCGTCAGGCCGGTTGCTCGATGTGCCTGGGAATGAACCCGGACCAATTGGCGTCGGGCGAGAGATCGGCGTCGACGTCCAACCGCAATTTCGAGGGTAGGCAGGGCAAGGGTGGGCGCACCCATCTCGTGTCACCGTTGGTAGCAGCGGCAACGGCAATCCGCGGAACCCTGTCGTCTCCGGCGGATCTCGCGTAA
- a CDS encoding IclR family transcriptional regulator: MRQHSPNGLVDKSSGIGVLDKAMTVLHAVAEKPCNLGDLCARTSLPRATAHRLAVGLETHRLLVRDADGLWRTGPGLGELAASASDALLDAAASVLPRLREITGESVQIYRREGTVRVCVASMEPPTGLRDTVLVGARLPMTAGSGAKVLLAWADSHTQRTVLPDAEFGERTLLEVRRRGWAQSAGEREPGVASVAAPVRDSNDAVVAAISVSGPIDRIGRKPGARWAADLLAAADALHKRL; the protein is encoded by the coding sequence ATGAGACAGCATAGCCCCAATGGCCTCGTCGACAAATCGAGCGGTATCGGTGTCCTCGACAAGGCGATGACGGTGCTGCACGCGGTGGCCGAGAAGCCCTGCAATCTGGGCGATCTGTGCGCTCGGACGAGCCTGCCCAGGGCCACGGCCCACCGGCTCGCGGTCGGCCTGGAGACCCACCGGCTTCTGGTACGAGATGCCGACGGCCTGTGGCGGACCGGGCCGGGACTGGGCGAGCTCGCGGCGAGCGCATCGGATGCCCTCCTCGATGCTGCTGCCTCGGTACTCCCCCGCCTACGCGAGATCACCGGCGAGAGTGTGCAGATCTATCGGCGCGAAGGAACGGTGCGGGTGTGCGTGGCGTCCATGGAGCCGCCGACCGGACTTCGAGACACCGTGCTCGTCGGAGCACGCCTGCCGATGACGGCCGGGTCGGGTGCCAAAGTGCTTCTCGCATGGGCAGATTCACACACTCAACGAACAGTTCTGCCCGATGCGGAATTCGGTGAGCGCACCCTCCTCGAGGTTCGACGGCGCGGTTGGGCGCAGAGTGCGGGCGAGCGCGAACCGGGCGTCGCGAGCGTTGCCGCGCCGGTGCGCGACAGCAACGACGCTGTGGTGGCTGCGATCTCGGTGTCGGGACCGATCGATCGAATCGGGCGCAAGCCCGGAGCGCGCTGGGCCGCCGATCTCCTGGCGGCCGCGGACGCACTGCACAAGCGACTCTGA